ATAAGGCGTCAGGCGCACGAGCTCCTGGCGATATTCGGAGGAAAGATGCCCCACCAGATGGGGATCGTCGCCGGAGGGGTTACGATGAAGCCGTCCGCGGATAAAATCGCGGATTTCCATTTCCGTCTTTTAAGGATAAAAGATTTTATTGAAAATTCATATATCCCCGATGTGCTTCTTGTCGCGGGATGCTATCCGGAGTACTGGAAAATAGGAGCATCCGCTGGAGAGTTCCTTTCTTACGGAGCGTTAGACGGATTGTTCGCCGCGGGAATAGTGAAAGAAGGAAAAATTGAAAACCTGAATACGAAAGAAATAACAGAGTCCGTAAAACATTCCCGTTTTAAAGACGGCGAGAATAAGCATCCTTCGGAAGGGGAAACAGAACCCCAGCCGGAAAAAGAAGGCGCTTATTCATGGGTTAAATCGCCGAGGTATAATGGCCTGTCCTGCGAGGTGGGGCCTCTTGCGCGGCTTATGGTCAACTATCTTTCCCGCAATCCCGCGGTCATAGGAGACATTGAGAAATTTTTGAAGGATTCAGGGGCTAAAGCGGAAAACCTGAATTCTGTTCTCGGCAGGCACGCCGCCCGGGCATTTGAAACTCTTCTTGTGGTCAGAGAAATGGAAAAATGGATTCTGGCGCTTGAGCCGGGCGGAGAGGCGGCGGTGGACTATAAAATTCCGGCGGACGGAGAAGGAGTAGGGCTTACCGAAGCTCCCCGCGGCGCGTTGGGGCACTGGATAAAAATTAAAGACAGTATAATCGAGAATTATCAGTGCGTCGTCCCTACGACGTGGAACGCGTCTCCTCGTGACGAGAGCGAACAGCCGGGGCCGATAGAGAAAGCTCTTGAGGGATGTCCCGTCGCGGATACAGACAATCCCGTTGAGCCGCTGAGAGTTGTACGTTCTTTTGACCCGTGCCTGGCATGCGCCGTGCATCTGATCGGCCGGAAGGGTAATTCAGAGAAGTTCAGGGTATTATGAAAACCATGGTTGTCGGGCTTGGAAATATTTTAAGAAGAGACGAGGGTATAGGTGTGTTTCTGCTTGAAGAGCTGAAAAGAGATAATGATTTCAAAAAGTTCAAGGATATGGAATTTATTGACGGCGGCACAGCTTCTTTTGACGCGATGTCAACTGCTTCAGCCGGCGACCGTATGATTATTATAGACGCCGTGAAAAGCGGAGGGGAAACCGGAACGGTATATGTTATGAAACCCGGAGATCTGCGTGAAGAGAATATGGTAGATGTTCACCAGGCGGGTCTTTCCCAGACGTTCAAATGGCTTGAGATGGAGGGGAAACTTCCCGATGTTTCTATTTTAGGCGTTGAAGTTGACGACACTTCCTGGTCGGAGGGTTTGTCTGAAGGAATGATGGAGAGATTGCCTCTGTTAAAGAAAAAAATATCCGATAAAATAAATTCCATTATGAAAGAGGAATTACAGGTGGCGGGCGCATGATAATAAGCAGAGAAAAAACAAAAGAAGAGCTTTCTGAACTTCTGAAAAACGAGAAGAAAATATTTATCGCCGTATGTAAGGGCTGCGCCGAAGTTTGCAATACATCTGACGCCGCCGCTGTGGAAAAACGAAAAAAGGAACTGGTGGAAATGGGGAAGGAAGTGACAGGATGCGTTGAAATGGAATTCCTGTGCAACAGGGCTCTCGTTTCTTTGCGGTTTCTCAGGGCGAAGGAGCAGATAGACGCCTGCGACGCTGTGCTGGTGCTCTCCTGCGGGATCGGGGTGCAGGCGGTTTCCGCCGTGTCGGGAAAACCGACATATCCCTCGGACAATACAATAAGTATGGAAGGCGTGCAGGGGCTATGGCCCGGTGATGAGAGATGCGCCCAGTGCGGGGACTGCCTTCTCGGTTACACGGGAGGAATTTGTCCTTTTACCGCCTGTTCAAAGGGTTTGACAAACGGTCAGTGCGGCGGGGCAAAAGACGGAATCTGCGAAGTGCAGAAAGGAAAAGAATGCGGCTGGCAGAAGATATACGAGCGGCTGAAAAGCACGGGCCGGCTGGATAACCTGAAAGATATAAAAGTAGGCAGAAAATTTTCAAATATGATTGTGGAGGAAAAGGACAGAAAGTCCCTTCTTTACAGTCTGGATAATACCGGAGTGGAAGAGTGAAACTGACAGAACTTTTTGAAGCAAAGAAATTCGTCCTCACTTCCGAAGTCGGGCCGCCCAAGGGCTGGCAGACGGACAAGATGCTTGAGGAGATTGAATGCGTCCGGGGGAAAGTAACGGCTCTCAACGTCACGGATCTGCAGGCGGCAGCGATGCGCCTGGGGTCACTGGTGACCTGCCGCATCCTCCAGGACAAGGGTTATGAACCCATTCTTCAGGTAACGACAAGGGACAGGAACCGCATCTCGCTTGAGTCCGAGCTCCTGGGCGCGGCCGCGTTCGGGGTGAAGAATATACTATGCCTTACCGGCGACCATCCGGTTATGGGCGACCATCCCGATACCATGCCGGTTTTCGATCTTGATTCCGTTTCTCTTCTTCATGCCGCAAGCGTGCTTATGAGCGGTAAAGATCTCGCGGGCAACGAACTTGAAGGAGATGCTCCTGATTTCTGCCTCGGATGCGTGGTAAATCCCGGCGCCGACCCTCTGGAGCCCCAGCTGCTTAAACTTGAAAAAAAGATTAAAGCCGGCGCGCGGTTTGTCCAGACACAGGCGGTGTATGAACCGGGTAAATTCGCTTCTTTTATAGACAGGGTAAGAAAGGAAGTGGGGGATATTCCCATAATGGCTGGAATCGTCCTTCTTAAATCAGCGGGCATGGCAAAATTTATGAACAAAAATGTCGCCGGTGTGCACGTGCCTGACGAGTTTATAGAAGAGATGACTTTTCCTAAAGGAACTCCCGTCGAGGAAAAGAAAGCGAAAAGCGTAGAAATAGGAATAAGACTTGTCAAAGAACTCAGGCCCCTGTGTCAGGGGATACATTTCATGCCTCTGGGCTGGGACGACTGTGTTTCCGAAATAATTAAACAAACTTAACTGTCCTCAGAACTTTTAAAATAACATTGTGCCGGTGAATAAAAAAGGTTATTGCAACTATTCCGAAAGGCGCCGGATTATTGAGCGGGCGGCCTTTTTGCCAGCGCCCATAGCTGATATAACGGTTGCGGAACCGGTTACGATATCACCGCCCGCAAAAATGTTTTTTATCGAGGTCTCCATTGTTTCGAGTTCGGTTTCAATGTATCCCCATTGATTAAGTTTGAGTTCCTTCACCGTGGAGGTAAGGAGAGGATTTGCCCCGGCGCCCACGGCGATAACCACCGTATCAACTTCAAATGTTAAAAATTCCCCCGGTATTACGACAGGACGCCGCCTTCCGGACTCATCCGGCTCACCAAGTTCCATTTTCGAACATTTTATAGCACTGACGAAACCCTTTCCGTCGTCGATTATTTCCACGGGATTGACGAGGAAATTAAATTTTATACCTTCCTCCTGCGCATTGACTATCTCCTCTTCACGGGCGGGCATCTCTTTGCGTGAGCGCCGGTAAATATTATAGACGTTCTCCGCTTTCATCCTCAGAGCGCACCTGCATGAATCCATCGCCACGTTGCCGCCGCCGATGACCGCCGCGTTTCTTATCTTTTTTACGGGCGTGACGTATTCCGGAAACCTGTACGCTTTCATCAGATTTGTCCGCGTCAGGAATTCGTTTGCCGAATACACACCGTTAAGGTTTTCTCCGGGCAATCCCATGAATTTCGGAAGCCCCGCGCCTATACCGATGTATATGGCGTCGTATCCTTCCGAAAACAATTGTTTTATTGTTTTGGTGTTTCCGATAACATAGCCGAATTTGAAATCCACGCCCGCCTTTTTCAGATTTTCCACTTCTTTTCTGACTATTTCCTTGGGCAGGCGGAACTCGGGTATTCCGTAAACAAGAACACCGCCGGCATCATGGAGAGCTTCAAAAACCGTCACGCCGAATCCCGCCCCGGCAAGTTCGCCGGCCGCCGTAAGGCCGCCGGGGCCGGAACCTATGACAGCCACTTTTTTGGCCGCCCGCTGTTTGACTGCGTCAGACGAGGAAGTTTCAACAGGGTTTTGTTTATAGGCGAAGTCGGCGACAAACCGCTCGAGGTATCCTATCGCGACGGGTTCGAATCTCTTCCCCATCGTGCAGACCAGTTCGCACTGGTCCTCCTGAGGGCAGACCCTCCCGCAGACGGCGGGAAGGCAGTTTGTTTCTTTTATTTTCAGATAAGCCTCAAAGAATTTATTATCCTTTACAAGTTCGATAAAAGCGGGTATGTCTATTCCTACCGGACAGCCCGCGACGCAGGGTTTGTCCTTACAGAACAGGCATCTGCCCGCTTCTGTCAATGCCTGTTCGGGGGAATATCCCAGGGCCACTTCATCGAAATTAGCCGCTCTGGCCACCGCATCCTGCTTCGGCATCTCCGTTTTGTTCTTTATTATAGGCATTTACATTTATGGGGTGATCCCATAGCTTCCTTCTCCAGTTCGAGATAAACGTTCTGTCTTTTTGATAAGAGGCTGAAATCAACCTCATGAGCGTCGAAATCAGGCCCGTCAACACAGGCAAACATCGTCTTGCCCCCGACCTCGACCCTGCACGAGCCGCACATGCCGGTGCCGTCCACCATTATAGGGTTCAAACTGACCACCGTTTTTACTTTATAATGTCTTGTAAGATCCGCAACCGCCTTCATCATCACCACGGGGCCGACCGCAAAAACAAGGCCGGGTTTTTCTTTTGACTCGAGCAAAACTTTGAGCTCCCCGGTGACAAATCCCTTTTTTCCGAGCGAGCCGTCGTCAGTCGTTACAATGACCTCACTGCTGACATCTTTTATCTTATCCACCCAGAATATCATATCCTTATTCTGCGCTCCGATTATTGAGGTCACGTTGTTGCCCGATTTTTTCATCGCTCCCGCGATCGGATGGATGAGGGCGATGCCTATTCCTCCGGCGACCATGATAATTTTGCCGGTTTTTCCGGTTTCGCTGGGTTTGCCGAGAGGCCCGGCTATATTGAATATGCGGTCACCTTCTTTCAGACGGCCGAGATCGCCGGTGGTTTTACCGAGTATTTTGAAGACAATTGTAATCGTGCCCGAGGCCGGGTCAAAATCGGCTATTGTCAGCGGGATCCTTTCGCCTTCTTCATTGACCATCACCATTACGAACTGGCCGGGCCTCCCGTTTTCGGCAATGTCAGGGGCATCAACGGCAAACAGCACCGTATCCCCGGCAAGTTGCTCTTTCTTTTTGATTTCAAACATCAGGATAATGCTACCAAAATTTCCTGTAATTGGCTATAAAAATTCTAATGAAAAAGTGTTGAGTAGGGATCTGCAACTACAAGAGCCGCATGGTAATGCGGCAGCTACCACCGTGTTTTTTGAGTTATCAGGGGAATTTACTATAATACCGGCAGAGATAGACGTAACAGGATCAAATTGCCTGCTTGCGTGCCAAAGGCACTTCGAGAGGCAGGGAGGATACGATGGGAGAAATCATTGACGGAAAGAGAATCGCTTCGGAAATCAAAGAGGAAATCAGGAAATCGCAGTTAAAACCCAAACTGGTTGCGGTTCAGGTCGGAGAGAACCCCGCCTCAAGGGTTTATGTGAACAACCAGAAAAAGGCGGCCGAAGAACTGGGGATAGGCTATGAACTTGTTGAAATGGATGTCTCAACTTCCGCAGACGAGCTTAAATCCCGTATAGAAAAACTCAACACCGACATTTCCGTCAACGGCATAATACTTCAAATGCCTCTGCCGGCGGGGCTGGACGCCAAGGATTTTCAGGCGATCATAAATCCGTTAAAGGACGTAGAGGGACTGAATCCGGCGAACCTCGGTAAAATCGTCCTCGGAGAGATCGGCCTTGCCCCGTGCACGGCGATGGCTGTGTGGGAGATAATAAAACGGGAGAATATAGATATAAAGGGGAAAGAGGCGGTTATCGTCGGGCATTCGTCCATCGTCGGGAAACCCGTGAACATGCTGCTCCTGTCTTCTCTGAACGAGTCGGCTACGACGACATGCTGTCACATCGCCACAAAAGATCTCGCGTTCCATACAAAAAGGGCGGACATACTGATAGTCGCCGCGGGTAAAGCCGGACTGATCAAGGGTGAAATGATAAAAGAGGGCGCCGTGGTGATCGATGTGGGGATCAACCGCGTCCCGGTGCTGGACGAAAAAGGCGAACCCGTTTTGAACGAGAATGGAAAACCGAAAAAGAAGACTGTGGGAGACGTGGAATATGAGACGGCGCTTGAAAGGGCCGGAAGAATCACCCCCGTTCCGGGCGGAGTAGGCCCTGTGACCACGGCGATTCTTTTCAAAAATCTTCTTTATGCCTGTAGCCTGCAAAAATAAAAGACGGCGCTCCCATAAACTGAGCGCCGCCCGGCTTGACAGATTGATACTCCGGGATAAAGACAAACCCGGCAGTCTGCTCGGGATACTGGAAGAAGCGCAGAAACTCAACAAATACAAATACCTCCCCGAGGAAACGCTCGTTTATATCGCGGAAAAGACGTCTGTCCCGCTTTCACAGGTCTACAGCGTTGTTACATTTTATTCTTTTTTCAACCTCCAGCCGCAGGGCGAGCACACAATAACCGT
The sequence above is a segment of the Candidatus Omnitrophota bacterium genome. Coding sequences within it:
- a CDS encoding nickel-dependent hydrogenase large subunit; the encoded protein is MRRQAHELLAIFGGKMPHQMGIVAGGVTMKPSADKIADFHFRLLRIKDFIENSYIPDVLLVAGCYPEYWKIGASAGEFLSYGALDGLFAAGIVKEGKIENLNTKEITESVKHSRFKDGENKHPSEGETEPQPEKEGAYSWVKSPRYNGLSCEVGPLARLMVNYLSRNPAVIGDIEKFLKDSGAKAENLNSVLGRHAARAFETLLVVREMEKWILALEPGGEAAVDYKIPADGEGVGLTEAPRGALGHWIKIKDSIIENYQCVVPTTWNASPRDESEQPGPIEKALEGCPVADTDNPVEPLRVVRSFDPCLACAVHLIGRKGNSEKFRVL
- a CDS encoding hydrogenase maturation protease, with product MKTMVVGLGNILRRDEGIGVFLLEELKRDNDFKKFKDMEFIDGGTASFDAMSTASAGDRMIIIDAVKSGGETGTVYVMKPGDLREENMVDVHQAGLSQTFKWLEMEGKLPDVSILGVEVDDTSWSEGLSEGMMERLPLLKKKISDKINSIMKEELQVAGA
- a CDS encoding 5,10-methylene tetrahydromethanopterin reductase codes for the protein MIISREKTKEELSELLKNEKKIFIAVCKGCAEVCNTSDAAAVEKRKKELVEMGKEVTGCVEMEFLCNRALVSLRFLRAKEQIDACDAVLVLSCGIGVQAVSAVSGKPTYPSDNTISMEGVQGLWPGDERCAQCGDCLLGYTGGICPFTACSKGLTNGQCGGAKDGICEVQKGKECGWQKIYERLKSTGRLDNLKDIKVGRKFSNMIVEEKDRKSLLYSLDNTGVEE
- a CDS encoding methylenetetrahydrofolate reductase: MKLTELFEAKKFVLTSEVGPPKGWQTDKMLEEIECVRGKVTALNVTDLQAAAMRLGSLVTCRILQDKGYEPILQVTTRDRNRISLESELLGAAAFGVKNILCLTGDHPVMGDHPDTMPVFDLDSVSLLHAASVLMSGKDLAGNELEGDAPDFCLGCVVNPGADPLEPQLLKLEKKIKAGARFVQTQAVYEPGKFASFIDRVRKEVGDIPIMAGIVLLKSAGMAKFMNKNVAGVHVPDEFIEEMTFPKGTPVEEKKAKSVEIGIRLVKELRPLCQGIHFMPLGWDDCVSEIIKQT
- the gltA gene encoding NADPH-dependent glutamate synthase, with the translated sequence MPIIKNKTEMPKQDAVARAANFDEVALGYSPEQALTEAGRCLFCKDKPCVAGCPVGIDIPAFIELVKDNKFFEAYLKIKETNCLPAVCGRVCPQEDQCELVCTMGKRFEPVAIGYLERFVADFAYKQNPVETSSSDAVKQRAAKKVAVIGSGPGGLTAAGELAGAGFGVTVFEALHDAGGVLVYGIPEFRLPKEIVRKEVENLKKAGVDFKFGYVIGNTKTIKQLFSEGYDAIYIGIGAGLPKFMGLPGENLNGVYSANEFLTRTNLMKAYRFPEYVTPVKKIRNAAVIGGGNVAMDSCRCALRMKAENVYNIYRRSRKEMPAREEEIVNAQEEGIKFNFLVNPVEIIDDGKGFVSAIKCSKMELGEPDESGRRRPVVIPGEFLTFEVDTVVIAVGAGANPLLTSTVKELKLNQWGYIETELETMETSIKNIFAGGDIVTGSATVISAMGAGKKAARSIIRRLSE
- a CDS encoding sulfide/dihydroorotate dehydrogenase-like FAD/NAD-binding protein produces the protein MFEIKKKEQLAGDTVLFAVDAPDIAENGRPGQFVMVMVNEEGERIPLTIADFDPASGTITIVFKILGKTTGDLGRLKEGDRIFNIAGPLGKPSETGKTGKIIMVAGGIGIALIHPIAGAMKKSGNNVTSIIGAQNKDMIFWVDKIKDVSSEVIVTTDDGSLGKKGFVTGELKVLLESKEKPGLVFAVGPVVMMKAVADLTRHYKVKTVVSLNPIMVDGTGMCGSCRVEVGGKTMFACVDGPDFDAHEVDFSLLSKRQNVYLELEKEAMGSPHKCKCL
- a CDS encoding bifunctional 5,10-methylenetetrahydrofolate dehydrogenase/5,10-methenyltetrahydrofolate cyclohydrolase, translating into MGEIIDGKRIASEIKEEIRKSQLKPKLVAVQVGENPASRVYVNNQKKAAEELGIGYELVEMDVSTSADELKSRIEKLNTDISVNGIILQMPLPAGLDAKDFQAIINPLKDVEGLNPANLGKIVLGEIGLAPCTAMAVWEIIKRENIDIKGKEAVIVGHSSIVGKPVNMLLLSSLNESATTTCCHIATKDLAFHTKRADILIVAAGKAGLIKGEMIKEGAVVIDVGINRVPVLDEKGEPVLNENGKPKKKTVGDVEYETALERAGRITPVPGGVGPVTTAILFKNLLYACSLQK
- a CDS encoding NAD(P)H-dependent oxidoreductase subunit E, translated to MPVACKNKRRRSHKLSAARLDRLILRDKDKPGSLLGILEEAQKLNKYKYLPEETLVYIAEKTSVPLSQVYSVVTFYSFFNLQPQGEHTITVCRGTACHTRGSKDILDMIRTGLNIDGDSDESVPVTTEDNKFTVRTVACIGQCALAPVAEIDGKVLSRITREKIRKILKSGYSAEKK